In the genome of Pseudomonas sp. P5_109, one region contains:
- a CDS encoding LysR family transcriptional regulator, whose product MELRHLRYFQVLAQTLNFTRAAELLHIAQPPLSRQIQQLEDELGVMLLERGRPLKLTDAGRFFHEHSTALLEQLNKVCDNTKRIGLGEKTWLGIGFAPSTLYGVLPELIRRLRSGEPLELELGLSEMTTLQQVQALKAGRIDIGFGRIRIDDPAIIQTVLTEDRLVAALPAGHPLLAGPISLRELAREPFVLYPGNPRPSYADHVIALFESYGVSIHVAQWTNELQTAIGLVGAGIGVTLVPASVQLLHRDDIGFTPLLEDNATSPIILSRRVGDVSPGLNHCLRMIDELLPPAA is encoded by the coding sequence ATGGAACTGCGTCACCTGCGTTATTTCCAGGTATTGGCTCAAACCCTCAACTTCACCCGCGCCGCCGAGCTGCTACACATCGCCCAACCGCCCCTGAGCCGGCAGATCCAGCAACTGGAGGACGAGCTGGGGGTGATGTTGCTGGAGCGCGGCCGACCGCTGAAATTGACCGATGCCGGACGTTTTTTCCATGAGCACTCCACCGCCCTTCTCGAACAACTGAACAAGGTCTGCGACAACACGAAGCGTATCGGGCTGGGTGAGAAAACCTGGCTGGGTATTGGTTTTGCGCCGTCGACACTGTATGGCGTGCTGCCGGAGCTGATCCGCCGGCTGCGCAGTGGCGAGCCGCTGGAGCTGGAATTGGGGCTGTCGGAAATGACCACCCTGCAACAGGTGCAGGCGTTGAAGGCCGGGCGCATCGACATCGGTTTCGGGCGGATCCGTATCGACGACCCGGCCATCATCCAGACCGTGCTCACCGAAGACCGCCTGGTCGCCGCCCTGCCCGCCGGCCACCCGTTGCTCGCCGGCCCCATCAGCCTGCGGGAACTGGCCAGGGAACCCTTTGTGCTGTACCCCGGCAATCCACGGCCGAGTTACGCCGACCATGTGATCGCGTTGTTCGAGTCCTATGGCGTGAGTATCCACGTCGCGCAATGGACCAACGAGCTGCAAACGGCGATCGGCCTGGTGGGGGCAGGCATCGGGGTCACGCTGGTACCGGCCTCGGTGCAGTTGCTGCACCGCGACGACATCGGCTTCACCCCGCTGCTGGAAGACAACGCCACTTCGCCGATCATTCTCAGCCGACGGGTGGGCGATGTGTCGCCGGGGTTGAACCATTGTTTACGGATGATTGATGAGCTGCTGCCGCCAGCAGCTTAA
- a CDS encoding muconate cycloisomerase family protein, with protein sequence MLATAIESIETIIVDLPTIRPHKLAMHTMQNQTLVIIRVRCADGIEGIGESTTIGGLAYGNESPDSIKTNIDTHFAPLLIGQDSGNVNAAMLRLERSIRGNTFAKSGIETALLDAQGKRLGLPVSELLGGRVRDALPVAWTLASGDTEKDIAEAEKMLDLRRHRIFKLKIGAGEVNRDLAHVIAIKKALGDRASVRVDVNQAWDEAVAIRACRILGSNGIDLIEQPISRNNRAGMARLNAMSPAPIMADESIECVEDAFNLAREGAASVFALKIAKNGGPRAVLRTASIAEAAGIALYGGTMLEGGIGTMASAHAFVTLNKLAWDTELFGPLLLTEDILSEPLVYRDFELHVPKAPGLGLSLDEERLAFFRRDKTSTAIHQA encoded by the coding sequence ATGCTTGCAACCGCCATTGAGTCGATCGAGACGATCATCGTCGATCTGCCGACTATCCGCCCGCACAAGCTGGCGATGCACACCATGCAGAACCAGACCCTGGTGATCATTCGCGTGCGTTGCGCCGACGGCATCGAAGGCATCGGCGAATCCACCACCATCGGTGGCCTGGCCTACGGCAATGAAAGCCCGGACAGCATCAAGACCAACATCGACACGCACTTCGCGCCGCTGCTGATCGGCCAGGACAGCGGCAACGTCAACGCCGCCATGTTGCGCCTGGAGCGCAGCATCCGTGGCAACACCTTCGCCAAATCCGGTATCGAAACCGCATTGCTCGACGCCCAGGGCAAACGCCTCGGCCTGCCGGTCAGTGAATTGCTTGGCGGTCGTGTTCGCGACGCGCTGCCGGTGGCCTGGACCCTGGCCAGCGGCGACACCGAAAAAGACATCGCTGAAGCGGAAAAAATGCTCGACCTGCGCCGCCATCGCATCTTCAAGCTGAAGATCGGTGCCGGTGAGGTCAACCGTGACCTGGCCCATGTCATTGCGATCAAGAAAGCCCTCGGTGACCGCGCCAGCGTGCGGGTCGACGTCAACCAGGCCTGGGACGAAGCGGTGGCGATTCGAGCCTGCCGGATCCTCGGCAGCAACGGCATCGACCTGATCGAACAACCGATCTCGCGCAACAACCGCGCCGGCATGGCCCGCCTGAACGCCATGAGCCCGGCGCCGATCATGGCCGATGAATCCATCGAATGCGTGGAGGATGCGTTCAACCTGGCCCGCGAAGGCGCGGCCTCGGTGTTCGCCCTGAAGATTGCCAAGAACGGCGGCCCGCGTGCTGTATTGCGTACCGCTTCCATCGCCGAAGCGGCCGGTATCGCCCTGTACGGCGGCACCATGCTGGAAGGTGGCATCGGCACCATGGCTTCGGCCCATGCCTTCGTCACCTTGAACAAACTGGCCTGGGACACTGAGCTGTTTGGCCCGCTGCTGCTGACCGAAGACATTCTCAGCGAACCGCTGGTGTACCGCGATTTTGAACTGCACGTACCGAAGGCACCGGGCCTGGGCCTGAGCCTGGATGAAGAGCGCCTGGCGTTCTTCCGTCGCGACAAGACATCCACCGCCATTCATCAAGCCTGA
- the catC gene encoding muconolactone Delta-isomerase — MLFHVKMTVNLPVDMNPEAAAKLKADEKALAQRLQEQGKWRHLWRIAGHYANYSVFDVDSVQELHDLLMQLPLFPYMAIEIDAMCRHPSSIRDDDR, encoded by the coding sequence ATGCTGTTCCACGTAAAAATGACCGTGAACCTGCCGGTCGACATGAATCCCGAAGCGGCCGCGAAATTGAAGGCGGACGAAAAAGCCCTGGCCCAGCGCCTGCAAGAGCAGGGTAAGTGGCGCCACCTGTGGCGCATCGCCGGGCACTATGCCAACTACAGCGTGTTCGATGTCGACAGCGTTCAGGAACTGCATGACCTGCTGATGCAATTGCCCCTGTTCCCGTACATGGCCATCGAAATCGACGCGATGTGCCGGCATCCTTCTTCCATCCGTGACGATGACCGCTGA